A single region of the Montipora capricornis isolate CH-2021 chromosome 13, ASM3666992v2, whole genome shotgun sequence genome encodes:
- the LOC138029463 gene encoding uncharacterized protein, which translates to MVLECAAKEYLRRLSIIWSSPLSDFNRVAASNQFALPVLGYLMWTQHWSITEFKNFDREVRKPIVVNGGQPPGGSAVLYHRPSKQGGRGLRAVEMENKVTKVKAAIRMYENQDPAMKIVREFDERAESFGHKSIVKDAAKFPAELGVDLHLKHPEPVCVMSSGEAIPPQRAKGVLKECVEEKYERDVRGLEWQGKLLRERKDDEQLCTNGCFSWLSTWRSCPTYTIAVAFELYEQLLPTKLYTSKKTHTSCPGDVKCRICGHAQESVSHILSGCTALAQTKYLLRHNMALRVLFYEILHDQGLLEEVPPWYSPVMPKPEYRSEQVEAWWDVPVYADHQEVGANRVDARIVDHANKKVLTLEMSCPWISNREKKSEEKTMKYGPLRWELKQQYRGYKVIQHNIIMDVLGGWSRETETSIQSLVGRKANQVLEAMQKAVLSSSLNIARTFKVMI; encoded by the coding sequence ATGGTACTTGAATGTGCAGCAAAGGAGTACCTGCGTCGATTGTCGATCATCTGGTCCAGTCCCCTCTCAGACTTTAACCGGGTGGCGGCTTCTAACCAGTTTGCCTTGCCGGTGTTGGGTTACTTAATGTGGACTCAACACTGGTCGATAACAGAGTTTAAGAACTTCGACAGGGAAGTGCGTAAGCCCATAGTGGTAAATGGCGGGCAACCACCAGGTGGCTCTGCGGTTCTTTACCACCGCCCAAGCAAACAAGGCGGAAGAGGTCTACGTGCGGTGGAGATGGAGAATAAAGTGACCAAGGTCAAAGCAGCGATTCGAATGTATGAGAACCAAGACCCGGCGATGAAAATAGTGAGAGAGTTTGACGAAAGAGCCGAGTCATTCGGCCATAAATCAATAGTGAAAGATGCGGCAAAGTTTCCGGCAGAGTTGGGTGTTGACCTTCATCTTAAACACCCGGAACCTGTATGTGTTATGAGCAGTGGAGAGGCCATCCCACCGCAACGCGCGAAGGGAGTGCTGAAAGAATGTGTGGAGGAGAAGTATGAGAGGGACGTACGTGGCCTAGAATGGCAGGGGAAGCTGCTGAGAGAGAGAAAGGACGATGAACAGCTGTGCACGAACGGATGTTTCAGCTGGCTGAGTACATGGAGATCATGTCCCACGTATACTATTGCCGTTGCGTTTGAACTGTACGAGCAACTTTTGCCAACAAAGCTCTACACTAGCAAAAAGACTCACACAAGTTGCCCTGGGGATGTGAAGTGTAGAATATGTGGCCACGCCCAAGAGAGTGTCTCTCATATCCTGTCCGGGTGCACTGCGTTGGCTCAGACCAAGTATTTGTTGAGACACAACATGGCTCTAAGGGTCCTGTTTTATGAGATCTTACATGACCAGGGTCTTCTCGAGGAAGTACCACCGTGGTACTCGCCAGTAATGCCCAAGCCGGAGTACAGGTCAGAACAAGTGGAAGCATGGTGGGATGTACCCGTGTATGCGGACCACCAGGAGGTTGGAGCCAACCGTGTAGACGCGAGGATTGTGGATCATGCAAACAAGAAAGTGCTGACCttagagatgagctgcccttggaTTAGTAACCGAGAGAAAAAGAGCGAGGAGAAGACGATGAAGTATGGCCCGTtaaggtgggaattgaagcaGCAGTATAGAGGTTACAAGGTGATTCAACATAACATTATCATGGACGTGTTGGGAGGCTGGTCGAGAGAAACCGAAACCTCAATTCAATCACTGGTAGGACGTAAGGCGAATCAAGTGTTAGAGGCCATGCAAAAGGCAGTCTTGTCGTCATCCCTAAATATAGCGAGAACTTTCAAGGTTATGATATGA